The following coding sequences lie in one Arachis ipaensis cultivar K30076 chromosome B03, Araip1.1, whole genome shotgun sequence genomic window:
- the LOC107633612 gene encoding trafficking protein particle complex subunit 13 yields the protein MSQSGGGSHSLAFRVMRLCRPSFNVDPPLRLHPSDLFVXXXXXXXXXXXXXXXXXXXXXXXXXXXXXXXXXPNYRYRFLLHHSSDAMGLSALLVLPQSFGAIYLGETFCSYISINNSSTFEVRDIIIKAEIQTERQRILLLDTSKSPVETIRAGGRYDFIVEHDVKELGPHTLVCTALYNDGDGERKYLPQFFKFIVANPLSVRTKVRVIKETTFLEACIENHTKSNLFMDQVDFEPAQNYTSATLKGDGHHSERESLIRETFKPPILIRSGGGIYNYLYQLKSSADSSAQLKVEGSNVLGKLQITWRTNLGEPGRLQTQQILGTPTTKKEMELQVVEVPSIINLQRPFVLKLSLTNQIDREIGPFEVSLSDNGSYVERAVMINGLQSMVVPQVEALGSTEIHLNLIATKTGIQRISGITVFDSKEMKSYEPLPDLEIFVNMD from the exons ATGAGTCAAAGCGGAGGTGGATCTCACTCGCTGGCGTTTCGCGTTATGAGGCTATGCCGGCCTTCCTTCAACGTCGACCCTCCCCTCCGCCTCCACCCCTCCGACCTCTTCGTNNNNNNNNNNNNNNNNNNNNNNNNNNNNNNNNNNNNNNNNNNNNNNNNNNNNNNNNNNNNNNNNNNNNNNNNNNNNNNNNNNNNNNNNNNNNNNNNNNNNCCCAACTACCGCTACCGCTTCCTCCTCCACCACTCCTCCGACGCCATGGGCCTCTCCGCGCTCCTCGTCCTCCCTCAGTCCTTCGG TGCCATTTACTTAGGAGAGACATTCTGCAGCTACATCAGTATTAACAACAGCTCCACTTTTGAAGTCCGTGACATTATTATCAAG GCTGAGATTCAAACAGAGAGACAGAGGATTCTTCTTTTGGACACATCAAAATCTCCAGTTGAAACGATACGTGCCGGTGGCCGTTATGATTTTATAGTGGAACATGATGTCAAGGAGCTTGGACCTCACAC GCTGGTCTGCACCGCATTGTACAACGATGGTGATGGTGAGCGTAAATACCTTCCCCAATTCTTCAAGTTCATTGTTGCTAACCCACTATCTGTGAGGACGAAG GTCCGTGTTATCAAG GAAACTACCTTTCTGGAAGCTTGTATTGAAAACCATACAAAGTCAAACCTTTTCATGGACCAAGTCGATTTCGAACCTGCACAGAATTATACTTCGGCAACTCTTAAAGGTGATGGGCATCATTCTGAGAGAGAAAGTCTTATAAG AGAGACATTTAAGCCTCCAATATTGATTAGATCTGGTGGAGGAATTTACAACTATCTCTATCAATTAAAATCATCAGCAGACAGTTCTGCTCAATTAAAGGTTGAGGGAAGTAATGTTCTTGGTAAGCTCCAGATAACATGGAGAACAAATTTGGGGGAACCTGGTCGCCTGCAGACCCAGCAGATATTGGGGACT CCAACAACAAAGAAGGAGATGGAGTTGCAGGTTGTGGAGGTTCCGTCTATCATTAACCTTCAAAGACCATTTGTG CTAAAACTGAGCCTTACAAACCAAATAGATAGAGAGATAGGCCCATTTGAAGTAAGCTTATCTGACAATGGATCATATGTAGAGAGAGCTGTCATGATTAATGGCCTTCAATCAATG GTTGTACCACAGGTTGAGGCTTTAGGATCCACAGAGATCCACCTG AATCTCATAGCTACTAAAACTGGAATTCAGAGAATTTCGGGCATTACAGTGTTTGACTCTAAGGAGATGAAATCTTATGAACCACTCCCTGATTTAGAG ATTTTTGTGAACATGGATTAA